Below is a window of Equus quagga isolate Etosha38 chromosome 1, UCLA_HA_Equagga_1.0, whole genome shotgun sequence DNA.
ACTCCTTCACCTGCCTGTGTCCACCCGGCTTCACAGGCAGCTACTGCCAGCACGACGTCAACGAGTGCGACTCCCGGCCCTGCCTGCACGGTGGCACCTGCCAGGACAGCTACGGCACCTACAAGTGCACCTGCCCGCAGGGCTACACGGGCCTCAACTGCCAGGTGAGCGAGCGGGCCGCAGGGTCCCGGCAGGAGTGGCCAAGGTGGGACGCCCGCTGCAGTCCTCGTAACAGCCACCCTGCTGGGCCTGCTCACATCGGCCCAGGGTGGCTTCACTCGCCACTGGGGTACAAGTGAGGGGAGAGCCAGGTTCCGAGGGCGGGCGATGGCCGTGGTCACTGCGGTGTCTGGCCCTGGGCTGTGCTGCCGCCTACCCAATCAGAGGGGGCCCCCCGGTCGGGTAGCAGAGGTTTATGGAGCGAGAGCAAGGACTGGGGGACTTGGGGAAGACAGCCCAGCTGATGTTTTTATAGGAAATATGTAAAAGTATTAAAGATTTGTGTTTATTGAAGATTTTCATGTAAAACATCAGTTACAAAAAACTTGAAGAGAGTtgtttatttcttaagaaaaaccTTCCTTTGAGGAAAGGCAGCCAGCAGTCTGGATCTGCCGAGGGCCCAGAGAGAGACCCCTGTCCCAGTGTTGGGCTGCTCCTGAGGAAGGGAAGcccatgggcctcagtttccacttctgTATCATGGGGTCGGGCCCCACCCTGGGCCACAGGGTCTCTGGCGGGTGTGCGTTCCGCGCTGCCGGTGAACGGGCCCCAGGCGGGCAGGCTGAGCGAGGCTGGCGCTCCCGTCCCCAGAGCCTGGTGCGCTGGTGCGACTCCTCACCCTGCAAGAACGGCGGCAAGTGCTGGCAGACCAACGCGCTGTACCGCTGTGAGTGCCACAGCGGCTGGACCGGCCTCTACTGCGACGTGCCCAGCGTCTCCTGCGAGGTGGCCGCGCGGCTGCAAGGTAACTGGCCGTGTCCCAACCCGACCACGCCCGGCAGGCGGCTGCCATCAGAGGTCAGGAGGTGGGCTGTCTGAGGCCCGCGGCGGCCCCGCAGCAGGGGAGCCCAGGCCTCACGCCCCTGCCCCTCGGCCCCTGCAGACGTCAACGTCAGCCGCCTGTGCCGCAACGGAGGGCTCTGCGAGAACGAGGGCAGCACgcaccactgccactgccaggCTGGCTACACGGGCAGCTACTGCGAGGACCAGGTGGACGAGTGCTCGCCCAGCCCCTGCCAGAATGGGGCTACCTGCACCGACTACCCTGGTGGCTACTCCTGCGAGGTGGGGACCCAGCCCAGGTGGGAGCGTGTGTGTCTGGTGTGAGTGTCGTCGTGTgttgggctctgggctgggagccagggcagCGGGGAAGGCTAAACCAGACAGACATGTATACCTTTAACTCCCGTTGCGGGGGGCTGGAGTACTTGGGGAAGACTGCCTGGAGGAGGTATCCTGTGGGGGAGGCTGAAAGAAGAGTGCACTGGGAAGTGGGGCagggcttcccctcccccagagtgtgtctgggctcagctgagctggtcctgaggcccccacctctgtccTGGCCTCAATCCCACGGAAAAGGATCTACACCCCACTCTGGGCAGTGACTCTCAGCTTCCCAGGGCCTTCCCAGGGTCAGTGGGGCAGGGGTCTTCCTCCAGGTTGGCGCAGTGTGGGGAACCCAGAACTCCGCTAAGCAAGAGGACAGCTCGTGTGGCCCCGTTTGCTCAGGGGGTGAGGGGCTACACCCCTGCTACCCCCTGAGCCGCAACCCCCTCACTTTGCCCATCTGCCTGCACAGTGCGTGGCCGGCTACCACGGGGTGAACTGCTCCGAGGAGATCAACGAGTGCCTGTCCCACCCGTGCCAGAACGGGGGCACCTGCATCGACCTCACCAACACCTACAAGTGTTCCTGTCCCCGGGGCACGCAGGGTAAGCTGGACTCCTGGGACAGTGGGCGCGTCAGCTGCCCTGCGACCAGCCAGCAGCATCTGGGACCCGGCCAGAACCTCATTTGGCCTCGTGGGGCTGACAGAGGGAGCCAGCCCGGCCCCTGGTGCACGGCAGCATGCAGGGCATGGTCCCGTCACCAGCATCCCATTTCCTGGGCGTGTGTGGGGTCCCGATCCTGCCCTTGGGAGGGGCCAGGCCCGAGTGCGGCCTGCACAGGCCCCTGATGTCACCTGGCTCCTGCAGGCGTGCACTGCGAGATCAACGTGGACGACTGCAACCCCCCCGTGGACCCCGTGTCCCGCGGCCCCAAGTGCTTTAACAACGGCACCTGTGTGGACCAAGTGGGTGGCTACAGCTGCACCTGCCCGCCCGGCTTTGTGGGCGAGCGCTGCGAGGGCGATGTCAACGAGTGTCTGTCCAACCCCTGTGACGCCCGCGGCACCCAGAACTGCGTGCAGCGCGTCAACGACTTCCACTGCGAGTGCCGTGCCGGCCACACCGGTGGGTTCGAGGGCCAGGCGGGGCGAGCAGGCCAGTGGGCACGGGTGAGCCTCTCACACCCGCTCTTGTCCCCAGGGCGCCGTTGTGAGTCGGTCATCAACGGCTGCAAGGGGAAGCCGTGCAAGAATGGGGGCACCTGCGCTGTGGCCTCCAACACAGCCCGTGGCTTCATCTGCAGATGCCCGGCGGTAGGTGCAGCCacgggctggggcagggagggctggaCCCCTACCCCGGCCCTGGGCAGCCCCCGGGGGCCTTGAGCCTGGGCCTGCACACGTGCCGGAAAGCAGAGGCTGGCTCGAGCATCTGGGCTCTGTTTTTCTTGGTCTCCTTGAGATCATATCTTCTGTCAATAAGCTTTATTTTCAGAGCAGTTTTGGGTTTACTGAAAAATTATGCAGAACGTGGAGAATTCCCacggccccctccccccacaagcTCACTCTCCACGGTGTCAGCATCTGGCCTTCGTGTGCTACATTGTCCGATTGACAGCCAGCCCTGAAACATGTTGCTGAGACCAGGCCTCAGTGTAGGGCAGGGTCATCCAGCGCTGAGCATTCTTTTTGGGCACAACCGCCGTTAGAGTATCATGCACAGTTTCTCGGGGCCTAGAAATGCCGTGTTCCGCCTATGCATCCACCCTCCCAACCCCAGGGATCCCCGGAGCTTTTCACATGGGGAGAGTGCTTCTCAAAGGGTCGTGCTGCCCAGGGAAGGGCTGTGCCCGTCTCCTAGGTGGGGACACCGGGTCCCGCCCTGACTGCTCCTGCGCCGCCTCCCCACAGGGCTACGAGGGCGCCACATGCGAGAACGACGCGCGGGCCTGTGGCAGCCTGCGCTGCCTGAACGGGGGCACCTGCATCTCGGGCCCGCGCAGCCCCACCTGCCTGTGTCTAGGCCCCTTCACCGGCCCCGAGTGCCAGTTTCCAGCCAGCAGCCCCTGCGTGGGCGGCAACCCCTGCTACAACCAGGGCACCTGTGAGCCCACGCCCGAGAGCCCCTTCTACCGCTGCCTGTGCCCCGCCAAGTTCAACGGGCTCCTGTGCCACATCCTGGACTACAGCTTCGGGGGCGGCGTGGGCCTCGACATCCCCCCGCCACAGATCGAGGAGGCCTGCGAGCTGCCCGCGTGCCGCGAGGAGGCCGGCAACAAGGTGTGCAGCGTGCGCTGCAACAACCACGCTTGCGGCTGGGACGGCGGCGACTGCTCCCTCAACTTCAATGACCCCTGGCAGAACTGCACGCAGTCCCTGCAGTGCTGGAAGTATTTCAGCAACGGCCACTGCGACAGCCAGTGCAACTCGGCCGGCTGCCTCTTCGACGGCTTCGACTGCCAGCGTGCGGAGGGCCAGTGCAAGTAAGGCCGGGGGGCGGCCGCGCCTGCCCTCGGTGCCCGGGGCTCGCAGTGCAGGGGGAGAGCCGTCCCCTCACTGCAGGGAcatggagcagggagagagctGTCCCCTCACTGCAAGGAGAGAGCCGTCCCCTCGTGGAGCAGGGAGAGAGCCGTCCCCTcatggagcagggagagagctGTCCCCTTGCTGTGGAGCAAGGAGAGAGCTGTCCCCTcatggagcagggagagagctGTCCCCTCACTGTGGAGCAAGGAGAGAGCTGTCCCCTcatggagcagggagagagccGTCCCCTCGTGGAGCAGGGAGAGTGGGCAGAGGAAGGTCTGAGCTCAGATGCAGAGCAGCGTGCAGCCAGGCTCTGGCCCCGGTTCCCCCAGTGGACAGAGTGGGCACGTGCCCCTGGGTGTGGCCTGGGGCGGGCAGCGGCCTGGGGGTGGCGCCAGCCCCTGGAGGCCCGGGCGTGGAGGGAGCCTGAGCGTGCCTGCCCCACAGCCCGCTGTATGACCAGTACTGCAAGGACCACTTCAGCGACGGGCACTGCGACCAGGGCTGCAACAGCGCCGAGTGCGAGTGGGACGGGCTGGACTGTGCGGAGCACGTGCCTGAGCGGCTGGCGGCCGGCacgctggtggtggtggtgctgatgCCGCCCGAGCAGCTGCGCAACAATTCCTTCCACTTCCTGCGGGAGCTCAGCCGCCTGCTGCACACCAATGTGGTCTTCAAGCGCGACGCCAGTGGCCAGCAGATGATCTTCCCCTACTATGGCCGCGAAGAGGAGCTGCGCAAGCACCCCATCCGGCGCTCCGTGGATGGCTGGGCCACACCTGGCGGCCTGCTAGGCCACGTGAAGGCCTCACTGCTTCCGGGCAGCGGGGGTGGGCGCCAGCGCCGGGAGCTGGACCCCATGGACATCCGTGGGTGAGTGAGCCCCTAGCAGCTttcctgggccaggccctcccCGACCCCAACCCTCAAGGCTCCTCCCCCAGGTAGGCAGTGCTGTTACCACTTGATGTAAAAGAGACTGAGGTTCCTAGAGGACCTGGCACTTCCCAGGGCTCACCACAGGTGAGGGTCAAAGGCAGCATTCCCGCCCAGGGCTCTTGACCCCACAGCCCatgccctggggcctggggccagctcccAGGAGAGGGTGAGGTtcctgaggcctctgtccttCTGAGATGAGCGATAGGAGTGCTCACGGCACCCAGGAGAACCAGAGGGCAGCGGAGCCAGGGTGGGAGAGCACTTTGAGGGGTGTCCGTGCGAGTAGCTGCTGCGTCCCCGGCTGATTTCTGTGCTTGACTTGGGCTGGCGGGGGCACTGTCCACCTGCAGGGTGGCTCCTGTCCAGACCCGGCTCCCTGCTACCCTGGGCTGCCCCTTGGGTTCTGGGGTTGCTCTCTCCCCACCTGTCGCGGTGACACCACCAGGAGCCAGAGCTGGTCACTGGAGGCAGCTGGCTGGGTGGGCGCAGGGAGGAAGCCTGTGGTCCGAGCCCCCTGACCCGGCACATCCCCCAGGTCCATCGTCTACCTGGAGATCGACAACCGGCAATGTGTCCAGTCGTCCTCACAGTGCTTCCAGAGCACCACCGACGTGGCCGCCTTCCTGGGCGCACTCGCCTCGCTGGGCAGCCTCAACATCCCCTACAAGATCGAGGCTGTGCAGAGTGAGTGGCTGTCCTGCGCCCCAGCCGTCCCCGAGGGCACAGCTCACTTGTGTGTGGGGAGAGGCCACTGGCGGAGGTTCGGTCTCCCAGTGCCCCAAACGTTCTGGCTCTTTGTgcctttgccctcccccccccccccccgggtgtGTGGCATGCAGAGTCCGGGAAGTgcctttctggaattttctgccTGGCACATCCTCCCCACCTGTAGTGACAGCTGTGGGTGTGGCTGGCCCATGGGACCAGCATAACGTGCCAGAAAGTGGGAGCCTTTGTCGCGCCCCACTCCTCCCTGATTTTCCTTTGTTGGGTATTATTTCAAAGTCAttacagcttttttaaaaaagcagagaaggagagagtgaagaATTGATCGGTGTCATGTGAAGTGTTGAAGTTTGTATCTGGAAAATCCCCGTAAATCCTTTGTCTTAACAGCTCAGTGCAAGCGCAGCGATTCGAAGTTGCTAATCCCCCTCCgtaaaggagaagaaagtagGAGCGTCTCCAGATAGTCGGCTGGTGCAGGAGAGAATTTAGCGATAGTTTGCAATTCTGATTAATCGCGTAGAAAATGACCTTATTTTGGGGGGCGGGATGGAGGAGAGTGGGTGAGGAGGCGCCCGGCCGCCGAGCCAGTCCACTGCCCCCCGGCTGCCGGCCTGCCGCCTAGCCACCACCTGATGGCCGGGCGCCGGCCCGCGGCCCCTGTGCCCGCAGGTGAGAGCGTGgagccgcccccgcccccaccgctGCACTTCATGTACGTGGCCGTGGCCGCCTTCGTGCTGCTCTTCTTCGTGGGCTGTGGGGTGCTGCTGTCCCGCAAGCGACGGCGGCAGCATGGGCAGCTCTGGTTCCCCGAGGGCTTCAAGGTGTCAGAGGCCAGCAAGAAGAAGCGACGGGAGCCCCTGGGCGAGGACTCCGTGGGCCTCAAGTTAGTGGACGCTGCCGTGGCCCCTGGGGATGCGGGGGTCCTGCCCCTCCTGACCCTGGTCCACCCCGCATGCTGAGTGTGGTCCTGGGGGCTTGGGGTGTGGGGTCTGGCCCTCCAGGCCACAGCCCACCCCGCTGCCGAGTGTGGTCCTGGGGGCTTGGGGTGTGGGGTCTGCTCCTCCCGACCATAGCGCACCCCACATGCTGAGTGtggtcctgggggctgggggtgcggGGCCTTCCCCTCCCGACCACGGCTCGCCCCGCATGCCGAGTGTGGTCTGAGGCATTGGACTGCCGCTTAAGCCACGGCCTGGGGGGTTTCCTGGTGAGCCCCGCTCAGTCTCGCTTCCCCGACTTCTTACCCTCAGGCCCCTGAAGAATGCCTCGGACGGTGCCCTCATGGATGACAACCAGAACGAGTGGGGCGACGAGGACCTGGAGACCAAGAAGTACCGGGTGAGTCGGGCAGGCTCCAGGGCGTCCCCAGtgtgccctgtccccaccccgGGCTCGACGTGACTCTCTACTCAACCTTCTTCGTTAGTTTGAGGAGTCGGTGGTCCTTCCCGACCTGGATGACCAGACAGACCACCGGCAGTGGACTCAGCAGCACCTGGACGCCGCCGACCTACGTGTGTCCGCCATGGCCCCCACGCCACCCCAGGGCGAGGCTGACGCTGACTGCATGGACGTCAACGTCCGTGGGCCAGGTGGGTTCTCAGCTGGCCACCTGTACCGCCCCCAAGGGGCCGTCTGGGTCACTGTCATCCAGCAGCCGGCACTTCCCTGACCCCATAGCCAGCCTGTTTCCCTCCCCTGAGCCCCCAGGGCCGCTGTTCTGAAAACCTAGTGTGGGGAACAAGGTGCACAAGTCCCGGGAATCTCTCTGCCTTTTAGCTGGCCCCCCATCGGGCTCTCTGAGCTCACTCTGCCCcatacattaattttttctaaCTGTGCCCTTGGAGGCTTGCGACGTATTGATTTCCTAACTGCAGTTTCTTACGTCACATTCACTTGGCGTGGGTTGACGGTGAAGATCTCAGACAGGTTGGGAACGCAGCCACAGGGCTCTCCAGTGCCTACTGGCCACTTGGCAGCAGGACTTGGCTCTGTCCCTTGGGAAGCCCAGGTCGATGTCAGCCCTCTGTGCGCCGCGTCCACATGGCTGCCCGCAAACTCAGGACCGTCATCAGGCTCCCCAGGAGCCACTGCTGGAGGCCAGCCTTCCTGACTGAGTCCCCacccctgtccctgccctcaCTACAGATGGCTTCACACCCCTCATGATCGCCTCCTGCAGCGGAGGGGGCCTGGAGACCGGCAACAGCGAAGAGGAGGAGGACGCGCCAGCCGTCATCTCGGACTTCATCTACCAGGGCGCCAGCCTGCACAACCAAACTGACCGCACCGGTGAGACCGCCCTGCACCTGGCCGCCCGCTACTCACGCTCCGATGCGGCCAAGCGCCTGCTGGAGGCCAGCGCCGATGCCAACATCCAGGACAACATGGGGCGCACCCCGCTGCATGCAGCCGTGTCTGCCGACGCACAGGGCGTCTTCCAGGTGGGCAGCTGCTGCTGTGCATGTGCCTTCCTGCTGGCCTGacctgcctgccctcctcctggtCTGGGCAGGTGGCTGGGTCGTGTGGGTCCTGGAGCACTGATCCCAAGCACAGCCTAACAGGGACAGCTGGTGTCTTCATCCTCAGTCTTTGAAGTCTGAACGGGATGCAAGGGTATCAGACTCCAACCGTCGCCCTTGCAGGGGAGCCAGGCTGGAGGCAGTCACCCAGGAGGCCAGGGTGACCtgcaggggtgggcagggcctcctcACTCTCTACCTAAGACAGGCTCCTGGTCCCATCGCGACCGCCCCTCGCAGCCTcgctcctccctcccagccttggCCGGAGGCATAGCCTGTGGCGGTGAGAAGAAAGGTTTAGAGCCGCTGGCAGTCTGTAACCCTGGGGCTTTGGCCCTGTGGGGGGCCCAGGGCAAAGGTGGATTCAGGGATTTGATGCCTGGGTCTCCTGGGAGTGTCCATGGCAGAGGTTCCTTTTGCCAGCCGCTTCCCTGCCGCGAGTCCCCGGGCTCGGGGCAGCCCTGCCCTGCATGGACGGGCAGGTAAGATGGGACACAAATCAGAGGAGTCATCCCCAAGCTTTTAGCTTAATATTTTTAACGTGACATCCTTGTACAGAAATAAGTTGAGGTTAGCTGAAAGAAAACAGCCTGAACGAGCCCCCGGAGGCCGGCCTGGCTGCGTTTGCTGTGGCGGCTTTCTGGCACGTAGAAACGTGAATTCCCACGGCGCTGTGCGGGCATGAGGCCAGTCTTGCACACTGCTTGGCGCCCGGCTTTTTTTCACCCACCAGCAACAGTGGCCGTCCTTCTCGCCTGTGACCCCAGGCGCAGCAGCATCCGAAGGGCGGCCTGCACTTCTCCCGCGTGCCTGGATGGACGCGGTGTGGCTCAGCAGTTCCGAATGGGGTTCCAGCCTCAGGAGCCAGAGTTCAGGCGCTGGCTCTGCCCCCTGTGGCTGGGCAGGGACTTGACCCCTCTTTGTCCTGGGGTGGCCGTGGCAGCCAGGCCCACCTGAGAGTAAGGATTAGATGAAGCCACACATGGTCACCAAGGGGGCTGGTCTGTGGGGGCAGTGCTGCCTGCGCTCTGCTCCGTGGCTGTCCAGTCTTGCTGGGGCCATTCAGACCCCCGGAGGGGCTTCGACCATGTCAGGCATCGGTTCCGGGCTCACGTTTTCCGAGCCTGAAGCCTTCCCTGTCACCCAGATCCTGATCCGGAACCGAGCCACAGACCTGGACGCCCGCATGCATGACGGCACAACGCCGCTGATCCTGGCCGCCCGCCTGGCCGTGGAGGGCATGCTCGAAGACCTCATCAACTCGCATGCCGACGTCAACGCCGTGGATGACCTGGGTAAGCCGGGCTGCCACCCAGCCCTTGGAGGATGGGCCCTTTGCCACCTGATCTGCCCCAACCTTGGCTCTGCTTCCCCGACACAGGCAAGTCCGCCCTGCACTGGGCCGCTGCCGTGAACAACGTGGAGGCTGCCATCGTGCTGCTGAAGAACGGGGCCAACAAGGACATGCAGAACAACAAGGTGGGCCAGGGGCCGGCGTGGGACTGGGGCGGGGCTGGTGAGTGACTTCAGCCAGTGCTGCTCCTTTCTGGCTGTGGGATCCCCAAGCCAGTGGTTTAACCCCCTGGGCCTCGCTTCCTAACTTATGAGGTCCTGGTGAGAACTCCCAGGCACGTCAGCACAGACCCCTTTGCTCGGTGCCTGTGCGCCATAGCTCTTTCCTGCCTTCGACCAGCGTTCCGTGCTCCCCTCTCGAGCGCAGGGCTGCCGCCACAGCAGGGCGTGCATCCCAGCACAGCGAGTGGTGAGGCTGCCCCTGTCCTATCCGTGTCACTGTGACCTGGATCTCCCCTTCTGTCCTTGGCTGTCACCAGGAAGGGTGCAGAGTGACGCTGGTGGGTTGGGGGGCTGGGTGCACTGTGAGGCCTACAGGTGTAAACATGAGCGGCTGCCTTCCTGCACGTGGACCCGCCCTCGCCTCGCTCCCCATTGCCACGGCCTGTCCCCTGAGGCTGAGGaagctctttctttcctccccaacccCAATCTGACCCCACGGCTCCTGAGCCTGTCCCTGGGTTCCCCTGGGGACTTGGCACTGAAGTGCAGGTGCCCCACCTGTCCCGCCCCACACTTCATGAGCTCTGGTTGCATTTCAACCCGGGGTCTTCCTCCCTCCTGGGTGAGGGGGCCCAGCAGGTATTGAGCTCCAGGGGGTGCGGCTGGACCCAGGCTCCTGAGTCCCTGGTGGGGCCCCCACGTGACCCCGCCTTGGTTGGGCAGACTGTGCTTCAGAGACACAGGGATTGGCCGAAGGGCATCGGGGCCATGACCAGTGCCTTATGTGTACCAGGCAGGTACCATGAGGCCTCAGCCCCAACACAGCGGCCTCGCAGGGACATGTGGCATGTCTACTGTACAGACGAGAGGACTCAGGCCCAGGGAAGGAGCTAAGATGTCAGGGTCACTCCGGGGCCATCCAGATGGGGGCTTCCTGCCATAGTGCCCACAGGTGCTCTCGAGGGGTCCCAAAGCCCCTGAAATTGCTGCAGCATTTGTGTCTTGCAGttttggagggagagaagagaggccaCAGTTTGTTAGATTTCCACTGGGGGTCTGTGACCCCGCAGAAGTAAAGCCCTACTGAGTTAGGATATAGGGTCCCACAGACCACCTCTGCTTGGAGCTCAGAAGTATTTAAGAAGGTGTATTTAacgctctatttttaaaaaaaaaaaaaaaaagaaaaagatttaggCCAGGTAAGGGTAGGATGCTGGGAGAGGTCAACATGGGCTTCCTCCCcagaggtggggtgtgggggtcGAGCCGTTGGTCCCTCTAGTGACAGGACATTGGTGAGGGTGACGCCCTCATCTCCCCATGCCCCTTCCCCCAGGAGGAGACACCCTTGTTCCTGGCCGCCCGGGAGGGCAGCTACGAGACCGCCAAGGTGCTGCTGGACCACTTCGCCAACCGGGACATCACCGACCACATGGACCGCCTGCCTCGCGACATCGCGCAGGAGCGCATGCACCACGACATCGTGCGGCTGCTGGATGAGTACAGCCTGGTGCGCAGCCCCCAGCTGCACGGCGCCACGCTGGGTGGCACGCCCACCCTGTCACCCCCACTCTGCTCACCCAATGGCTACCTGGGCAACCTCAAGCCGACCGTGCAGGGCAAGAAGGCTCGCAAGCCCAGCACTAAGGGCCTGGCCTGCGGCGGCAAGGAGGCCAAGGACCTCAAAGCGCGGAGGAAGAAGTCCCAGGACGGCAAGGGCTGCCTGCTGGACAGCTCGAGCGTGCTGTCGCCCGTGGACTCCCTCGAGTCGCCCCACGGCTACCTGTCGGATGTGGCCTCCCcgccccttcttccctcccctttccaGCAGTCTCCCTCTGTGCCCCTCAACCACCTGCCCGGCATGCCCGACACCCACCTGGGCGTCAGCCACCTGAGTGTGGCAGCCAAGCCCGAGATGGCCGCGCTGGGCGGGGGTGGCCGGCTGGCCTTCGAAGCAGGGCCACCGCGCCTCTCACACCTGCCCGTGGCCTCCAGTACCAGCACAGTCCTGGGTCCCGGCGGCGGCAGTGGGGTTATGAATTTCACCGTGGGTGGGGCCACAGGCTTGAACAGCCAGTGTGAGTGGCTGTCCCGGCTGCAGAACGGCCTGGTGCCAAACCAGTACAACCCACTGCGAGGGAGCGTGGCGCCGAGCACCCTGAGCACGCAGGCTCCCGCCCTGCAGCACGGCATGATGGGCCCACTGCACGGTGGCCTCTCCGCCAGCGCCCTGTCCCAGATGATGAGCTACCAGGCCCTGCCCAACACACGGCTGGCCACCCAGCCTCACCTGGTGCAGacccagcagctgcagcagcaacagcagcagcagcaagtgcagcagcaacagcagcaaaacTTACAGATGCAGCAACAGCAAAACTTACAGATGCAACAGCAGAGCATGCAGCCGCAGCAAAACCTGCAGCCACCAAACATCCAGCCGCAGCAAAATCTGCAGCCGCAGCCGCCCCCGCCACACCTCGGCGTGAGCTCAGCTGCCAATGGCCACATGGGCCGGAGCTTCCTGGGGGGAGAGCCGAGCCAGGCAGACGTGCAGCCGCTGGGCCCCAGCAGCCTGGCAGTGCACACCATCCTGCCGCAGGACAGCCAGGTCCTGCCCACGTCGCTGCCGTCCTCGCTGGCCCCGCCCATGACCACCGCCCAGTTCCTGACGCCGCCCTCGCAGCACAGCTACTCTTCCTCGCCCGTGGACAACACCCCCAGCCACCAGTTGCAGGTGCCTGAGCACCCCTTCCTCACCCCGTCCCCCGAGTCCCCCGACCAGTGGTCCAGCTCATCACCCCATTCCAACATCTCCGATTGGTCCGAGGGCATCTCCAGCCCGCCCACCAGCATGCAGTCCCAGATAGCCCACATTCCGGAGGCCTTCAAGTAAACAGCCGGCGCCCCGGCGGGACCCTGAGCTTCCTTTCCCAAGGCCCGCTGGGGTGTTTGCGTGCGCTCCACAGACGCCGGGACCCACCAAaggaggtgtttttttttttaagaaacgtgtttttatacaaaataagagaacacagattttaattttttttttagtatttatttatgtacttttattttacatggaaacactgtctttttatttatatgtactGTTTTCTATGGCACCAGGTAGAAAGTTTTATCTGttccaagaaaataaagtagttctcagattttccttacatatttgtaaaatataaacaaagattCATGATTTATAAATGCcacttatttattgatttttttaaaattcaaaatccgaaaagaaatgaggtcagagaaagGAGGTTTGAGCTAGCATTGTCCGAAAAGCTCCCGGGC
It encodes the following:
- the NOTCH1 gene encoding neurogenic locus notch homolog protein 1; amino-acid sequence: MPPLLAPLLCLALLPALAARGLQCSQPGESCLNGGKCEVLTNGTEACICSGAFAGQRCQAPNPCLSAPCKNGGTCHMVDRSGLVDYACSCSLGFSGPLCLTPQDNACLANPCRNGGTCDLLTLTDYKCRCPPGWSGKTCQQADPCASNPCANGGQCLPFEASYICGCPPGFHGPTCKQDVNECSQSPGLCRNGGTCHNEVGSYRCACRATHTGPHCELPYVPCSPSPCQNGGTCRPTGDTTHECACLPGFTGQNCEENIDDCPGNSCKNGGACVDGVNTYNCRCPPEWTGQYCTEDVDECQLMPNACQNGGTCHNSHGGYNCVCVNGWTGEDCSENIDDCASASCFHGATCHDRVASFYCECPHGRTGLLCHLNDACISNPCNEGSNCDTNPVNGKAICTCPSGYTGPACSQDVDECSLGANPCEHAGKCINTLGSFECQCLQGYTGPRCEIDVNECVSNPCQNDATCLDQIGEFQCICMPGYEGVHCEVNTDECASSPCLQNGRCLDKINEFLCECPTGFTGHLCQYDVDECASTPCKNGAKCLDGPNTYTCVCTEGYTGPHCEVDIDECNPDPCHYGSCKDGVATFTCLCRPGYTGHHCETNINECHSQPCRHGGTCQDRDNAYLCFCLKGTTGPNCEINLDDCASNPCDSGTCLDKIDGYECACEPGYTGSMCNINIDECAGNPCHNGGTCEDGINGFTCRCPEGYHDPTCLSEVNECNSDPCIHGACRDSLNGYKCDCDPGWSGANCDINNNECESNPCVNGGTCKDMTSGYVCTCREGFSGPNCQTNINECASNPCLNQGTCIDDVAGYKCNCLLPYTGATCEVVLAPCAPGPCRNGGECRESEDFESFSCVCPVGWQGQTCEIDINECVKSPCRHGASCQNTNGGYRCHCQAGYTGRNCETDIDDCRPNPCHNGGSCTDGINAAFCDCLPGFQGAFCEEDINECASSPCRNGANCTDCVDSYTCTCPPGFGGIHCENNTPDCTESSCFNGGTCVDGINSFTCLCPPGFTGSYCQHDVNECDSRPCLHGGTCQDSYGTYKCTCPQGYTGLNCQSLVRWCDSSPCKNGGKCWQTNALYRCECHSGWTGLYCDVPSVSCEVAARLQDVNVSRLCRNGGLCENEGSTHHCHCQAGYTGSYCEDQVDECSPSPCQNGATCTDYPGGYSCECVAGYHGVNCSEEINECLSHPCQNGGTCIDLTNTYKCSCPRGTQGVHCEINVDDCNPPVDPVSRGPKCFNNGTCVDQVGGYSCTCPPGFVGERCEGDVNECLSNPCDARGTQNCVQRVNDFHCECRAGHTGRRCESVINGCKGKPCKNGGTCAVASNTARGFICRCPAGYEGATCENDARACGSLRCLNGGTCISGPRSPTCLCLGPFTGPECQFPASSPCVGGNPCYNQGTCEPTPESPFYRCLCPAKFNGLLCHILDYSFGGGVGLDIPPPQIEEACELPACREEAGNKVCSVRCNNHACGWDGGDCSLNFNDPWQNCTQSLQCWKYFSNGHCDSQCNSAGCLFDGFDCQRAEGQCNPLYDQYCKDHFSDGHCDQGCNSAECEWDGLDCAEHVPERLAAGTLVVVVLMPPEQLRNNSFHFLRELSRLLHTNVVFKRDASGQQMIFPYYGREEELRKHPIRRSVDGWATPGGLLGHVKASLLPGSGGGRQRRELDPMDIRGSIVYLEIDNRQCVQSSSQCFQSTTDVAAFLGALASLGSLNIPYKIEAVQSESVEPPPPPPLHFMYVAVAAFVLLFFVGCGVLLSRKRRRQHGQLWFPEGFKVSEASKKKRREPLGEDSVGLKPLKNASDGALMDDNQNEWGDEDLETKKYRFEESVVLPDLDDQTDHRQWTQQHLDAADLRVSAMAPTPPQGEADADCMDVNVRGPDGFTPLMIASCSGGGLETGNSEEEEDAPAVISDFIYQGASLHNQTDRTGETALHLAARYSRSDAAKRLLEASADANIQDNMGRTPLHAAVSADAQGVFQILIRNRATDLDARMHDGTTPLILAARLAVEGMLEDLINSHADVNAVDDLGKSALHWAAAVNNVEAAIVLLKNGANKDMQNNKEETPLFLAAREGSYETAKVLLDHFANRDITDHMDRLPRDIAQERMHHDIVRLLDEYSLVRSPQLHGATLGGTPTLSPPLCSPNGYLGNLKPTVQGKKARKPSTKGLACGGKEAKDLKARRKKSQDGKGCLLDSSSVLSPVDSLESPHGYLSDVASPPLLPSPFQQSPSVPLNHLPGMPDTHLGVSHLSVAAKPEMAALGGGGRLAFEAGPPRLSHLPVASSTSTVLGPGGGSGVMNFTVGGATGLNSQCEWLSRLQNGLVPNQYNPLRGSVAPSTLSTQAPALQHGMMGPLHGGLSASALSQMMSYQALPNTRLATQPHLVQTQQLQQQQQQQQVQQQQQQNLQMQQQQNLQMQQQSMQPQQNLQPPNIQPQQNLQPQPPPPHLGVSSAANGHMGRSFLGGEPSQADVQPLGPSSLAVHTILPQDSQVLPTSLPSSLAPPMTTAQFLTPPSQHSYSSSPVDNTPSHQLQVPEHPFLTPSPESPDQWSSSSPHSNISDWSEGISSPPTSMQSQIAHIPEAFK